In Halobaculum limi, one DNA window encodes the following:
- a CDS encoding VirB4 family type IV secretion system protein yields the protein MIRDRLPFIGTAASDDEHATDETDQTAAVDQTPDIDVKYEPDTGPLRGIESVHQSVVTPSDIERTPNAIRTGEQWARTLWVSEFPDAPVDGLFEELYSTPETRTTDVSLHITPRDTHRTLDALENKLEELEANYEYLSEKRRAGARGVRKDLEDHQELYDVLRNTSMRAFDASMYLTVRGEQATEIDVDGVTSAARRSPANLTPVTPRWAQLDSLISSSPVGVDKLNESMDTQTPMLGGALGAMFPFVAGAFAEPGIEYGTYALNESPLILDRFNRETGYCAMVIGKLGAGKSFSTKLQLLRRAMYDEETLIVMLDPLEGFAGVNDALGGERVTIGGTRGLNPLELKATPQAILAEVPDLDPWSEQIAWVMTFFETFFTHIAASPLGGRTQTLRRAIQEAYERHGITRDPSTHTRTSPTIRDVIAVLEDLLELPAEFGYATSGEQSSVTADAQTLLKDLRPSFRDGGDLANLAAPTDLDLTSDVLYLDLHQEEGTRGRSQTSLMMQVLFNTVYERAKGTDKRVVFAIDEAHYLMADSTSLGFLETAVRHSRHYDLSLQFITQTGGEFALTPEARTIASLCSMTLIHRVQEEAEKLAEWFGLSEREVNWVQTAKAGNDEDGYSEALLGIDEEGWFPLRVRASSFEGQVIANGMPGIPEKRSTGSPQELSEPASNGHGLSASLTGDDGETREW from the coding sequence ATGATCCGCGATAGACTCCCATTCATCGGTACTGCAGCATCGGATGACGAACACGCGACAGACGAGACAGACCAGACAGCGGCAGTTGACCAGACTCCAGACATCGACGTCAAGTATGAACCAGACACTGGGCCATTGCGAGGGATTGAGTCAGTCCATCAGTCGGTTGTGACGCCCTCAGATATCGAGCGGACGCCAAACGCAATCCGAACGGGCGAGCAGTGGGCACGGACGCTATGGGTGAGTGAGTTTCCGGACGCGCCTGTTGATGGTTTGTTCGAAGAACTGTACTCGACTCCAGAGACACGGACCACAGATGTCTCGCTGCATATCACACCGCGTGATACGCATCGGACGCTCGACGCACTCGAGAACAAACTCGAGGAATTAGAGGCGAATTACGAGTACCTCTCAGAGAAGCGGCGGGCAGGCGCCCGCGGCGTCCGAAAGGACTTGGAGGACCACCAAGAGCTGTATGACGTCCTCAGAAACACGTCGATGCGTGCCTTCGACGCGTCGATGTACCTCACCGTCCGAGGTGAGCAAGCTACTGAGATCGACGTCGACGGCGTCACAAGCGCCGCTCGTCGCTCACCTGCGAATCTCACTCCTGTGACGCCGCGCTGGGCACAACTTGACTCGCTCATCTCCTCAAGCCCGGTCGGCGTCGACAAACTGAATGAGTCGATGGATACGCAAACGCCGATGCTGGGTGGCGCACTCGGTGCAATGTTCCCATTTGTCGCTGGCGCCTTTGCCGAACCAGGGATCGAATACGGGACGTACGCGCTGAATGAGAGCCCGCTCATCCTTGATCGATTCAATCGCGAGACGGGCTATTGTGCGATGGTTATCGGGAAACTTGGTGCGGGCAAGTCCTTCTCGACGAAGCTACAGCTGCTTCGGCGGGCGATGTATGATGAAGAGACACTCATCGTGATGCTTGACCCGCTGGAGGGATTCGCGGGCGTGAACGACGCGCTCGGCGGCGAGCGTGTGACGATTGGCGGGACGCGCGGATTGAACCCACTCGAGCTGAAAGCCACGCCCCAAGCGATCCTGGCTGAGGTTCCTGACCTCGACCCGTGGTCTGAGCAGATTGCGTGGGTGATGACGTTCTTCGAGACGTTCTTCACGCATATCGCAGCAAGCCCGCTTGGCGGGCGAACACAGACACTTCGGCGTGCGATCCAGGAGGCGTATGAACGACATGGAATCACGCGCGACCCGTCGACGCACACGCGGACGTCGCCGACGATTCGAGATGTGATTGCGGTATTAGAAGACCTGCTAGAACTGCCTGCAGAATTCGGGTATGCGACGAGTGGTGAGCAATCGAGCGTCACCGCAGATGCACAGACGCTGTTGAAAGACCTCCGTCCATCGTTTCGCGATGGTGGCGACCTCGCCAACTTGGCGGCGCCGACCGACCTTGATCTCACCTCAGATGTGCTCTATCTCGACTTACATCAAGAGGAGGGAACGCGAGGGCGGAGCCAGACGAGCCTGATGATGCAGGTGCTGTTCAACACAGTGTATGAGCGTGCGAAAGGCACCGACAAGCGCGTAGTGTTCGCCATTGACGAAGCCCATTATCTGATGGCAGATTCGACCTCGCTCGGCTTCTTGGAGACGGCCGTGCGCCACAGCAGGCACTACGACCTGTCACTGCAGTTTATCACGCAAACTGGTGGTGAGTTCGCGCTGACGCCGGAAGCTCGGACGATTGCGAGCCTCTGCTCGATGACGCTCATACACCGCGTGCAAGAAGAAGCCGAGAAACTCGCTGAATGGTTCGGATTGAGCGAGCGCGAGGTGAACTGGGTGCAGACTGCGAAAGCCGGGAATGATGAAGACGGATATTCAGAAGCCCTGCTCGGAATCGACGAAGAAGGGTGGTTCCCGCTCCGCGTGCGTGCTAGTTCGTTCGAAGGGCAAGTCATCGCGAATGGGATGCCAGGAATCCCTGAAAAGCGGTCCACAGGTTCTCCTCAGGAGTTGAGTGAGCCAGCGTCGAATGGCCACGGTCTATCGGCCTCCCTGACGGGTGATGACGGAGAAACACGTGAGTGGTGA
- a CDS encoding NAD-dependent epimerase/dehydratase family protein, whose protein sequence is MNLRDSTVLVTGGGGLIGSHLAGHLQESYDADVRVADDFSKGDPGRIPEGVEIIEADLTDAGDTSEAVTADLDVVFHLAAYTDTNYDDDRTLFEENTEMTYNVLEAMEDAGVSNLAFTSSSTVYGEAPRPTPEDYAPLEPISIYGSSKLADEALISTYAKSYGFTAWVYRFANIVGPYQRGNVIPDFIQKLQANNEELEILGDGRQEKSYLHVTDCVDAMCYIVDNAERDLNTYNLGSRTTTSVNRIADIVSEEMDLSPEYAYTGGDRGWTGDVPKMRLSVEKLSALGWEPPTSSDDAVRAATRDLLDELS, encoded by the coding sequence ATGAACCTACGCGATTCAACGGTTCTCGTGACTGGTGGCGGTGGACTCATCGGCTCGCACCTTGCTGGACACCTGCAGGAGTCATACGACGCCGACGTTCGTGTCGCCGACGATTTCTCCAAAGGCGACCCTGGTCGGATTCCGGAGGGCGTTGAAATCATTGAGGCCGATCTCACGGATGCCGGTGACACTTCCGAGGCGGTCACAGCAGATCTAGACGTCGTCTTCCACCTCGCAGCGTACACGGACACGAACTACGACGACGACCGGACGCTGTTTGAAGAGAACACCGAGATGACGTACAACGTCCTTGAGGCGATGGAGGATGCTGGTGTGTCGAATCTTGCGTTCACGTCTTCTTCTACCGTGTATGGTGAGGCTCCCCGACCGACGCCAGAGGACTACGCCCCACTCGAGCCCATCAGCATCTACGGGTCCTCGAAACTTGCCGATGAGGCGCTGATCTCGACGTACGCCAAGAGTTACGGCTTCACTGCGTGGGTATACCGCTTCGCGAATATCGTTGGCCCCTACCAACGGGGGAACGTCATCCCCGACTTCATCCAAAAACTGCAGGCGAATAACGAGGAATTAGAGATCCTCGGTGACGGGCGCCAAGAGAAGTCGTATCTCCACGTCACTGACTGCGTCGACGCAATGTGCTATATTGTCGACAACGCCGAACGCGACCTCAACACCTACAACCTGGGATCGCGGACGACGACGTCCGTGAACCGGATTGCCGATATTGTGAGCGAAGAGATGGACCTCTCTCCGGAGTATGCATACACGGGCGGTGACCGTGGATGGACGGGCGACGTCCCGAAGATGCGCCTGTCAGTCGAGAAACTCTCCGCACTTGGCTGGGAGCCCCCGACCTCGAGTGATGATGCGGTTCGTGCGGCCACGCGCGACCTGCTCGACGAACTCAGCTAA
- a CDS encoding metal-dependent hydrolase, whose product MLPLGHATLAYLCYVAYAAIGTHRLPARLALLPVLFGSQFPDLVDKPLAYVGVLTYGRSLAHSVFTFALVSGAVWYVSVRLADRWPTGSPLDRLRRLTPAAFAIGYASHLLGDTYTFFLSGKYYAARFLLYPLFPVPESPADEIAPWTRMIRIYQDMDTHPQIELIVAALAVFVGLRLITYFANAKRPRQLQ is encoded by the coding sequence GTGTTACCGCTGGGCCACGCGACACTCGCGTATCTCTGCTATGTTGCGTATGCTGCGATTGGGACTCATCGACTCCCCGCTCGGCTTGCATTACTACCAGTCTTGTTTGGGAGTCAGTTTCCAGATCTGGTCGACAAACCACTCGCGTATGTCGGCGTCCTCACGTACGGGCGCTCACTCGCTCACTCTGTTTTCACGTTCGCGTTGGTGAGCGGAGCGGTGTGGTATGTTTCGGTGCGGCTGGCCGATCGGTGGCCTACAGGGTCTCCGCTGGACAGATTACGGCGACTGACTCCTGCAGCGTTCGCAATTGGCTACGCCAGTCATCTATTGGGAGACACCTACACGTTCTTCCTCTCAGGGAAGTACTACGCCGCTCGCTTTCTCCTCTATCCGTTGTTTCCAGTTCCAGAGAGCCCAGCCGATGAAATCGCCCCGTGGACGAGGATGATTCGTATCTATCAGGATATGGATACGCACCCACAAATCGAATTGATCGTCGCTGCACTGGCTGTCTTCGTTGGCCTTCGCCTCATCACATACTTCGCTAATGCGAAGCGCCCGCGCCAACTGCAGTAG
- a CDS encoding phage NrS-1 polymerase family protein produces MNPNALPIGLREYPQWVCWISQDRDGRTTKVPFDPSKGSFASTASPETWGTFDAALSRAARSDVDGIGFVFTEDDPFVGVDLDDCRKPKTGVLTDDAVRIVTRLQSYTEVSPSGTGVHIIARGRLPDGARRRGSVEMYDDARFFTMTGERLPGTPSRACVRPGALQVIHSEYVDVSHSSGTTYYRTSNSGDIRASWDDVEIIDRAKAAANGEKFTALWNGSTAGYESHSEADMALCCLLAFWTDGEPSKVDRLFRKSGLVRSKWDDVHYSDGATYGERTIERACKLVSDSPAGATD; encoded by the coding sequence ATGAATCCGAATGCGCTCCCAATCGGGCTTCGTGAGTACCCACAGTGGGTGTGTTGGATCAGTCAAGATCGAGATGGAAGGACAACCAAAGTCCCATTCGATCCATCGAAGGGATCGTTCGCCTCAACGGCATCCCCAGAGACGTGGGGAACATTCGACGCAGCGTTGTCCCGTGCGGCACGGTCCGATGTTGATGGAATCGGCTTCGTCTTCACCGAGGATGACCCGTTCGTCGGTGTGGATCTTGACGACTGTCGAAAGCCTAAGACTGGGGTGCTTACTGACGATGCTGTGCGTATCGTCACGCGATTGCAGTCGTATACTGAGGTGTCTCCATCGGGAACTGGAGTTCACATAATCGCCCGTGGACGGTTGCCAGACGGGGCTCGGCGGCGCGGCAGTGTCGAAATGTACGATGATGCCCGCTTCTTCACGATGACCGGGGAACGACTTCCTGGAACGCCCTCACGCGCCTGTGTCCGACCTGGTGCGCTGCAGGTGATTCACAGCGAGTACGTAGACGTGTCTCACTCCTCGGGGACTACCTATTATCGCACCTCCAACTCGGGTGACATTCGTGCATCGTGGGATGATGTCGAGATCATTGACCGCGCCAAGGCTGCAGCCAATGGGGAGAAGTTCACCGCCCTCTGGAACGGCTCGACAGCCGGGTATGAGAGCCACTCCGAGGCAGATATGGCGCTTTGTTGCCTGCTTGCGTTTTGGACGGATGGTGAGCCATCCAAAGTCGACCGCCTCTTTCGCAAGTCTGGGCTTGTCCGCTCGAAGTGGGATGACGTCCACTACAGCGATGGCGCGACCTATGGCGAGCGGACAATCGAGCGTGCGTGTAAACTTGTGAGTGATTCACCTGCGGGAGCAACCGACTGA
- a CDS encoding PQQ-binding-like beta-propeller repeat protein, whose amino-acid sequence MLQQRSRRQVCSVLAMAGLSGCLNFTATDEQASSSTPRSDTPQGTPNGESTSVSQSATTDQPRSDGWPYSLPAPVTTTPLIDESTVYFGCMDHKLYGVNVETGTQQFATDVGDQVGPGLTLSGGVIYGSTPAGLFGVDATSGDLTLSASNRAVGFGIREPLVADGILYYPAGGTLLAIDVTSGEVVWSRRAPAAWGGKPALVDSTLIVSDAGDVSTTPSDQSRVFGLDPTDGSTRWQVSISADSLVSSVAASAEDQTAVLVGRYGLTAAFDTNTGEERWRATVDRNGNVTGRPAIAEQTVVVPLGGNGLFAYDLNSGSERWGKPEARSLSGYAVTIANGQVLTGSEAATLLDLETGDQIRQFELTPPLADSVQPTMSEHALIYPAADTTLQRRSL is encoded by the coding sequence ATGCTCCAGCAGCGTTCTCGTCGGCAGGTCTGTTCAGTTCTGGCAATGGCTGGATTGAGTGGCTGTCTGAATTTCACTGCCACAGACGAGCAGGCATCATCGTCGACACCGCGATCAGATACCCCTCAAGGAACGCCGAACGGTGAGTCAACGTCAGTCTCCCAATCAGCGACAACTGACCAGCCACGTTCAGACGGGTGGCCATACTCGCTTCCAGCACCAGTGACTACAACACCACTCATCGACGAGTCTACGGTCTATTTTGGGTGTATGGATCACAAATTGTACGGCGTTAACGTAGAGACGGGCACACAACAGTTTGCGACTGATGTCGGCGACCAAGTTGGACCGGGGCTCACACTCAGTGGTGGAGTCATCTACGGAAGCACCCCGGCAGGATTGTTTGGTGTGGACGCTACCAGCGGGGATCTCACACTCTCAGCCTCTAATCGTGCTGTTGGATTTGGAATCAGAGAACCACTGGTGGCAGATGGTATCTTGTACTATCCTGCTGGAGGAACATTACTCGCAATTGATGTTACGTCAGGCGAAGTGGTCTGGAGTCGGCGTGCTCCCGCTGCTTGGGGCGGCAAGCCAGCACTTGTGGATAGCACGCTCATCGTTAGCGATGCAGGGGATGTCAGTACGACCCCGAGTGATCAAAGCCGGGTTTTCGGTCTCGATCCAACCGACGGATCTACACGGTGGCAGGTATCGATTTCAGCGGACTCGTTAGTATCATCAGTTGCAGCGTCAGCTGAAGACCAGACAGCAGTACTCGTTGGGCGATATGGCTTGACCGCTGCATTTGACACGAACACCGGCGAAGAACGCTGGCGGGCAACAGTCGATCGAAATGGGAATGTGACGGGCAGACCGGCAATCGCTGAGCAGACTGTCGTCGTGCCGCTTGGAGGGAATGGGCTGTTTGCATACGATCTTAACTCAGGAAGTGAGCGGTGGGGTAAACCTGAGGCCAGGTCGCTTTCGGGGTACGCTGTGACAATCGCGAACGGACAGGTCCTCACTGGAAGCGAAGCCGCGACGCTGTTAGACCTCGAAACAGGGGACCAAATCCGGCAATTCGAGTTGACACCGCCACTCGCTGACTCCGTGCAACCGACGATGAGCGAACATGCACTCATCTACCCAGCAGCGGATACCACACTCCAGCGTCGCTCACTCTGA
- the glmU gene encoding bifunctional sugar-1-phosphate nucleotidylyltransferase/acetyltransferase: MQTVVLAAGQGTRMRPLTDRRPKPMLPVAGKPLVSHTVDAAVAAGASRLVIVVGYEAADVREYFGDSVQDVPVEFAVQEQQRGTADAVRAAQPHLEEGPFAVVNGDALYDEPSLTTLFETAPSVGSYRVSNPSAYGVLHTADDNENGTRVTGVVEKPADPPSDLINAGAYVFPAEAQEWLDVGESERGELELTDVLEQACSNDTVTAVPFERWLDVGRPWELLEANEWKLAELDRRIEGDVHEDAEIRGDVVVEAGASVDAGVVIEGPALLEAEASVGPNAYVRGCTHLGTGASVGHSVEIKNSVLMEDATVGHLSYVGDSILGRDVNFGAGTTVANLRHDDKPVQMLVKGDLVSTDRRKFGVVCGDGVKTGIQTTLNAGVKLGSDERTIPAERILRDPAQGE; this comes from the coding sequence GTGCAGACAGTCGTCCTCGCTGCTGGCCAAGGAACACGGATGCGGCCCCTCACAGACCGCCGGCCGAAGCCGATGCTTCCAGTCGCCGGGAAGCCACTGGTTTCACACACTGTTGACGCCGCGGTCGCTGCTGGGGCCTCACGTCTCGTTATTGTTGTAGGGTATGAAGCAGCAGACGTTCGCGAATATTTCGGTGACTCTGTCCAGGACGTCCCAGTCGAGTTTGCGGTACAAGAGCAGCAGCGCGGGACTGCTGATGCAGTCCGTGCTGCCCAGCCCCACCTCGAAGAGGGCCCATTCGCTGTCGTCAACGGCGATGCGCTGTATGACGAGCCCTCGCTAACGACGCTGTTCGAGACAGCGCCCTCGGTCGGCTCCTATCGCGTCTCGAATCCCTCTGCCTACGGCGTGTTACACACGGCTGACGACAACGAAAATGGAACTCGTGTCACTGGCGTCGTCGAGAAGCCGGCTGACCCGCCCTCGGATTTGATCAATGCAGGCGCGTACGTCTTCCCCGCAGAGGCACAGGAGTGGCTCGATGTCGGTGAAAGCGAGCGTGGTGAACTCGAACTCACGGATGTCTTAGAACAGGCGTGTTCCAACGACACCGTCACCGCGGTCCCATTCGAGCGTTGGCTCGACGTTGGACGACCGTGGGAACTGCTTGAGGCAAACGAATGGAAACTCGCAGAGCTTGACCGCCGCATCGAGGGCGATGTCCACGAAGACGCTGAGATCCGTGGCGACGTCGTCGTCGAAGCAGGCGCCTCCGTCGATGCAGGTGTCGTCATTGAGGGTCCGGCGCTGCTCGAAGCAGAGGCGAGTGTTGGACCGAACGCGTACGTTCGTGGGTGTACCCACCTTGGGACTGGCGCATCGGTCGGCCACAGCGTCGAGATCAAAAACAGCGTGCTGATGGAGGATGCAACTGTTGGCCATCTGTCGTACGTCGGCGACAGCATCCTCGGTCGCGACGTGAACTTTGGCGCTGGGACTACCGTTGCGAACCTACGTCACGATGATAAACCAGTCCAAATGCTGGTCAAGGGAGACCTCGTCTCGACAGACCGGCGTAAGTTCGGTGTTGTCTGTGGAGATGGCGTAAAAACTGGGATTCAAACGACGCTCAATGCGGGCGTCAAGCTGGGGAGTGATGAACGAACCATTCCTGCTGAGCGAATCCTTCGCGACCCGGCACAAGGCGAATGA
- a CDS encoding PQQ-binding-like beta-propeller repeat protein produces MTHLWTVPYGINSAGIHHHFEDSFIIGDPENEIVRVNYDGSLQWSQSYGITPPDDSSLGTREVVANGKLVFGGQDTLYGIDVDTGEQQWATPIQTDVSEVRNLTTELVAFDGTAVCAMSYKTTSGDDRAGLMGVDVSTGRIEWTQTHSEIAQVDDAWLGVQSLSPPIGGRTIVGGWNVTFWLDITSGELGETTQGGARYQSTRRGDTLYLTDYGRLFAYTIKGSTVSEQWEFEPLGRASSPPTVADDTVYVAADDTGIYAVRDGEQQWRYQAEPDVWVAPAVTTDAVWAMGDSLHCIRTDGSEAVTVSFEQPQVSYELSTANDVVFVSGSRETRAYTTQ; encoded by the coding sequence GTGACCCATCTTTGGACGGTTCCCTATGGGATCAATTCAGCTGGAATCCATCACCACTTCGAAGACAGCTTCATCATCGGAGATCCTGAAAATGAGATTGTCCGGGTGAATTACGATGGGTCACTCCAGTGGTCTCAGTCATACGGCATCACACCTCCGGATGACAGCTCTCTCGGCACTAGAGAAGTGGTCGCAAATGGGAAGTTAGTGTTCGGCGGGCAGGATACGCTGTACGGTATTGACGTCGATACTGGAGAGCAACAGTGGGCAACGCCGATCCAGACAGACGTAAGCGAGGTGAGAAATCTAACAACGGAGCTGGTCGCATTTGATGGAACTGCTGTCTGCGCTATGAGTTATAAGACCACCTCCGGTGATGACCGTGCAGGATTGATGGGTGTTGACGTCTCGACTGGCCGCATTGAATGGACACAGACTCATTCTGAGATTGCACAAGTCGACGACGCGTGGCTTGGAGTACAGTCGCTTTCCCCGCCCATCGGTGGCCGGACAATTGTTGGCGGATGGAACGTCACGTTCTGGCTGGACATTACCAGTGGCGAGCTTGGAGAAACAACGCAAGGTGGCGCTCGCTATCAGTCTACCCGCCGAGGAGATACGCTATATCTCACAGATTACGGTCGCCTGTTCGCATATACAATCAAAGGTTCGACAGTCAGTGAGCAGTGGGAGTTTGAACCACTTGGGCGAGCCAGCTCACCACCCACCGTGGCAGATGATACTGTCTACGTTGCCGCGGACGATACTGGAATCTACGCAGTGAGAGATGGGGAACAACAATGGCGCTACCAAGCTGAACCAGATGTTTGGGTTGCTCCGGCAGTCACGACTGATGCTGTCTGGGCTATGGGTGATTCGCTTCACTGCATCAGAACGGATGGATCTGAAGCTGTAACTGTCTCATTTGAGCAACCACAAGTGTCGTATGAGCTGTCTACCGCCAATGACGTAGTCTTTGTTAGCGGATCCAGAGAAACGCGTGCGTATACGACCCAGTGA
- a CDS encoding DUF7342 family protein — MTEEESNSKGLMERQTTGEDRVRMAARQLSEPRTANWIASEAGWSHEPTKRVLERLVDDGILHRDESGTHRTYYPDYRRQAMQEAMRLRDSGHTVEELTDRLADMKAQIRNWEDEFDVESPNQLRGTLAEEGLDADEEDRRREIAREWEHLQRRIDIVGFTIREWDFLTPTNEPAEASS; from the coding sequence ATGACCGAAGAAGAATCGAATTCCAAGGGCCTGATGGAGCGCCAGACCACCGGCGAAGACCGCGTGCGGATGGCCGCCCGACAGCTGTCGGAGCCGCGGACGGCCAACTGGATCGCCTCCGAAGCGGGCTGGTCACACGAGCCGACCAAGCGCGTCCTCGAACGGCTCGTCGACGATGGCATCCTCCACCGTGACGAGAGCGGTACTCACAGGACGTACTACCCTGATTACCGCCGCCAAGCGATGCAGGAAGCGATGCGGCTTCGAGACAGCGGGCACACTGTCGAGGAACTCACGGACCGTCTCGCCGATATGAAGGCGCAGATCCGCAACTGGGAGGACGAATTCGACGTCGAGTCACCGAACCAGCTTCGCGGAACGCTCGCCGAGGAGGGTCTCGACGCCGACGAAGAAGACCGTCGCCGTGAGATCGCCCGCGAGTGGGAACACCTCCAGCGTCGCATCGACATTGTCGGCTTCACCATCCGCGAATGGGACTTTCTCACTCCAACGAACGAGCCTGCCGAGGCCAGTAGCTGA
- a CDS encoding glycosyltransferase family 4 protein produces MRICFISNVVYPFITGGAEKRIHEISQRLANEGHDVTIYGRHYWDGPKEARYGDVRLRAVAPAQDLYTDDRRSITEAIDFSARLFPSLAKHLQRGRHDLVVASVFPYFPVLSSKLATLGTDTPIVTTWHEVWGDYWDGYLGRLAPFGKAVEHLTARTPQHPIAVSGITADRLAEVGPDRNEIEVVPNGIDVEKIQNAALPEEHGEQDYDVLFAGRLIADKNVSLLLDAFNRVADEYDATLGIIGDGPEKERLEQQSANLNHTDQIEFLGFLDEYEDVLGHMRAASVFASPSTREGFGITFAEAMAADCTVIAAEHPESAASEVIGDSGYLAQPTVDSVTEMLSKALDGERPPQSPTERASHYDWDAVAQQAEDVYLRAITGDW; encoded by the coding sequence GTGCGTATCTGTTTCATCTCTAACGTTGTCTATCCATTCATCACCGGTGGCGCTGAAAAACGGATCCACGAAATCAGCCAGCGTCTTGCCAACGAAGGCCACGATGTCACGATCTACGGCCGTCACTATTGGGATGGACCGAAAGAAGCACGCTACGGCGATGTGCGACTCCGAGCAGTCGCACCCGCCCAAGATCTCTACACAGACGATCGTCGCTCAATCACTGAGGCCATTGATTTCTCTGCGCGACTCTTCCCATCGCTCGCAAAGCACCTCCAGCGTGGAAGACACGACCTCGTGGTCGCCTCCGTCTTCCCGTACTTCCCCGTGCTCTCCTCTAAGCTCGCCACACTTGGCACGGACACACCCATTGTAACGACGTGGCACGAAGTGTGGGGCGACTACTGGGACGGCTATCTCGGTCGGCTTGCTCCCTTCGGGAAGGCAGTCGAACACTTGACCGCCAGAACCCCACAGCATCCAATCGCGGTGTCGGGAATCACGGCAGACCGACTCGCAGAAGTTGGTCCCGATAGAAATGAGATCGAAGTCGTCCCGAACGGGATCGATGTTGAAAAGATACAGAACGCGGCACTCCCCGAAGAACACGGAGAGCAAGACTACGACGTGCTCTTCGCGGGGCGACTCATCGCCGACAAGAACGTCTCGCTTCTCTTAGACGCTTTCAATAGGGTCGCCGACGAATACGATGCGACACTTGGAATCATTGGTGATGGTCCCGAGAAAGAACGACTCGAACAGCAATCTGCGAATCTCAACCACACCGACCAAATTGAGTTCCTAGGATTTCTCGACGAGTACGAGGATGTTCTTGGACATATGCGCGCGGCCTCGGTATTTGCCTCACCGTCGACACGAGAAGGATTCGGGATTACGTTCGCCGAAGCGATGGCAGCTGATTGTACCGTCATCGCGGCTGAGCACCCAGAGAGTGCTGCAAGTGAGGTCATAGGGGACTCAGGATACCTCGCTCAGCCAACTGTCGACTCGGTCACTGAAATGCTCTCGAAAGCACTGGACGGGGAACGACCACCACAAAGCCCCACTGAACGAGCCTCGCATTATGACTGGGATGCCGTGGCTCAGCAGGCAGAAGACGTGTACTTACGTGCGATTACCGGAGATTGGTGA
- a CDS encoding MarR family transcriptional regulator, which produces MNAEKAAGRQKVSDDQVVQLFRDAHQPIRTAGDLTEQLPITRQAVNKRLRRLASRGLLCRRKVGSSAVVYWLPDR; this is translated from the coding sequence ATGAACGCCGAAAAGGCCGCAGGGCGACAGAAAGTCAGTGACGATCAAGTTGTTCAGTTGTTCCGTGACGCACATCAGCCGATCCGAACCGCGGGCGATCTCACAGAACAGTTGCCCATCACCCGTCAAGCTGTGAATAAGCGGCTCAGGCGGCTCGCATCACGAGGCCTTCTCTGCCGACGAAAAGTCGGTAGCTCCGCTGTCGTGTATTGGTTGCCAGACCGCTAG
- a CDS encoding MarR family transcriptional regulator, with translation MPGPDPKVSDEQILQLVALAPDPIVTAGELTDQIEMTQQGVNKRLKSLVEAGYLESRKVGGAARVYWITPAGRKLAAPADLD, from the coding sequence ATGCCCGGTCCGGATCCAAAGGTCTCAGACGAGCAGATTCTCCAACTCGTCGCTCTTGCTCCGGACCCAATCGTCACTGCGGGTGAACTCACCGATCAAATCGAAATGACCCAACAAGGGGTAAACAAGCGGCTCAAATCCCTTGTCGAGGCTGGGTACCTCGAAAGCCGAAAGGTAGGCGGTGCAGCACGTGTCTACTGGATCACCCCTGCTGGCAGAAAGCTGGCAGCACCAGCCGATCTCGACTAG